ACCTCCCCACATGGACCTGATCATCTCCTCATGCACACCACCCACCTCATCAACTGCTTGTTGCTTTTCCCCTTCAATAACCGCCTTCCTCTCCCGCTACTAATCAGTGATCACTCGGGTTTCTTTGCTTGGATAtcactttttgtctttttgacTTCAGCGTAAGTCTTTATACCTTGGTTTAATCCAAAAGAATCTTTAGGCCTGATCCTAAATCCCTAATTATGAATCATCAAGTGTGGAGCCTACAGCTTGAGGTGTGCTAGCTGTGGATTTGGGCAGCACAACAGCCAAACAATTTGTATCCACCGGGCACCACTTGTTTGTTTGGTTCACCTCTTCAGACCTAGCTAGCTCGCGCTGTATATATGATATTGATGAAATAATAGCTTGTTTTCCATCATATTTCTTCGGTACTCATTTGgggtttcttcattttctcatcttGCTGTAGAATATGGCCTCCCATGGCAGCATCAAAGTCGTCACATCCCCCAAAGGTACCGCCAACGGCGACACGAAATCACCCAAAGGCCACTGTCTTTGCTCACCCACCACGCATCAGGGCTCGTTCCGCTGCAGGTTTCATCGGTCTGCTACCATGAAGCGATCAAAATCCATGCCCTCCAATACCGCCGTGACGTCCCTCTCCCCCAAATCAGTCGACTCTACATAATTAACCACATGTCTCTAGTATTTCCTAACATACCAAGTTCTCTGGGGTCTCTCCCTTTTTTCTCTTTGGTGTGAGGGTATGATCTATCTGCACTTGTTCAGATTCAGATACACATATAAAGCCTATTCTCTCTTCTCTCCTTTTTCTTACGTGATCTCTCTGTGTAAGCTGCTTTTTCAATTATTTGCAGTCGCCATGGATGATGTTCATGAATGAATATTGCACTCCATATTTAATTTCTTCTGTTGAATCAGATTTCAatctgtttttctttcttctacaGATCTTATGAGATTGAATACCACTGAATCATGTTGTTCCACATCTCACAAACCCACTCTCGTCCGCTCATGGCAGATGTGGAAGCATGAATTTCTATGTattattcccttttttttctggACCATAATCATAAAAGAATGTTGTGAATCTTTGTGATGAGCTTTGAATGGCCAAGAATGATGGTGATAAAATGCTATGTATTGTGTATATGCAGAGAGCTTGATATTTGTTCCTGGAATCAGTTTCCAAAGAGGCCATGGCCATCAACAGGGACAGGGGAGAAAATTTCGTATGTTGCGATAACAACGCATCTAGGAGTAAATGCATCTGTGGCAGATAAAAGTACCATGTCGCTTTCTTCTACACTATCTTCTCCTCATTAAATACGGATCATTAAAATTCCTGTATTTATGGACTCACATCTCGGCTAATGGTCCATGCTTTCTCTACAAATAAATGTGTTGGACTTCAATTTGTATGCAAATTTaatcaaccttttttttaagcTAGATTTAATTCAAATTGGTGATCATAAAATGGATTTTTTAATCTTGAGTTTGAAACATGCCTcattacttattatttttccaattaaaaCCAATTTCATTAGATAGAgttatggaaaataatttaggccattaaaaatgtataatcaaattaaattcGTTAGAtgatgatataaatatatataaaatgaagtaaaaataaataaatgagatcgGACTATGTACAAAGTAATATGATCGAATTAAGCATAGATCAACGAGACTTGAGATACGTAAATTAATCTCAGTTTCAATatgaatcaaatttatttttataaagaaaaacatgtgtttttttatatagattgttggaaaaaattataaagtgagaactcaaatttataaaatttaaacttaattaatttgtccaataataattaagattttgtattttttcgATATAAGATATTATGTTTTGATACACAGGTGTtatcttttaatgatatttacGTAATGTTTGATTCCCAAAAGTGGTGACTATGTTTGGTGGTCGAAAAGTTTGAAATAGTGAAGGAAAaaagccaagaaaaaaaaaattaaatcaataaataattttaatatcctatttcaaattcattttaacttatataacttttttatataaagattaaataatttaaaagtatataaaattttcattaattttaattttttataactttctttcttatttttcatagtaaattcaaatataagaaaattattttccttaacatttttttaactgttttccaaaaaccaaacaagggtaaaaaaatgccaaaaaaaataataataatatcaaggctatgtttgattcataaaatttttttcgaaaaaatgtgaaagaaataaaatatacaaaaaaaaatgtgaaaaaaataaaaaaataagtttaaagccaataaaatatttttatatattttttcaaactcatttcacttatttcctttcattatataaatatttaaaattttaaaatacataaatctttatccaattttaattttatttcattttattttacattttctatggtaaaatcaaacatgaaaaaccaatttttattttcttaatattttttaaaaatcaaaacatagcccaaagaaatcaaatataaattaaattagtaataaatttatacattttttaattatttaatctttatattaaagacttaaaataaatttaaaataatatatataaatattattaattataaatttttcttcactttttattcCTGTTGGCttgtaattgaaatttttttttccacatgtgTATATGAAAACACAATAATCTTATTGATATCATTATTTCGATCTTGATCTTGAATCATTATTGCATAAATTGATTCATTGCAAGAATAAAatccttaatttataaattaagattttttttatttatttttttaaattgttgcGTAGGCGACTCTGTTACGAAACCGAGTAACGTAGAGTTCACCTCAGCTTAAATCACTTCCTATGTTTTTTACGGTAGTTTATTGAAAGTTTTTGAGCTTAATATAAtaagattaaattaaatatcatatGAAATGATGtgaatacttttatttttagtatatGAGTTGTAAATTGTAATATAAGATTGGAAAATTTGGTTACGGCGGTTGTTGGGTAGAGGTTAAACTTATGACTTAAAACCAGTATGACGCTGGAATTATTTTATAAgctaaatttaaataaataaataaaccaaatttaaaaacaagtcCCCAGGAAAAGAGTCTAACCAACGACGAAGTCTCGGCAATGACAACGAGTCACGACAACCTCGTCTACGCACCGATCGGCGGCGACCCCAACTACCAAAACGTCGTTGTTTTACTCCCTGTATACTACCCTCGCCGCCGCCGTCTCCTCTATCGCCTCTGCAATGCGTTCCTTGCCTGTGCCGTTTTCCTTTCTATCTCCGCCGCCGTCTACCTCCTCTATCCTTCCGACCCCACCGTTCAAGTTGTTGGACTCCACCTCAATAGCGTCCAAGTCCACACTTCGCCTGTGATTTCTCTCGACCTCTCTCTTGATCTCACCATTAGAGTCAGAAACAGAGACTTCTTCTCCTTCAGCTACACTTCCCTCACCGCCTCCGTCGGCTACCGCGGAAGACGGCTAGGGTTTGTAAACTCTTCCGGAGGGTATTTGAGGGCGAGAGGTTCGTCGTATATCAACGCGACGCTTGATCTTGATGGAATTGAGGTTCTTCATGATGTTTTTTACTTGCTTGAAGATCTAGCCAGAGGCTCGATCCCTTTTGATACCGTTTCGGAGGTTCGAGGAAAGCTAGGGTTGTTCTTCTTCGAGATTCCGCTGAAGGTATGTAATCAGTCTTTGTTGTTTCTGTTTCTATTTGGTTGCTGAAAGTTTGATGGGGAGGAATGGGAAATGGATAGGATTCAAACTCTGgcattgttttgtttttctctgtTTCCTTTGAAATCAAACGGGCGGTTACGATAATTTTGGTAGTGCAACACATGAATTGGATATATTAGATTAGTTCTTGAAGTCATGCAGTTTTGAAATTCTGAAACATGGATACAAGATTTTAAGGGTGTTCTGTGGATGAACTAACATAAATGTAGAGCTGactcttgtatttttttcttttctgataTTGAATTGTGCTTTTTCTTTaagtgtttttgggatgaaTCAAGGATGTAAGATTAAAATTCAacattcccataaaaattttGGGCAGCTATTTTGCTTGTTTAGGGTTTTGTTTCTAACTTATGTCTGTAGGAGCTAAAAAAATTCTCCTAAAAATCGTAGAAATATAAACAggataaaagagaaacaatCCAAACAAGTACAACTCTAAAGATGTCTCGTCTTTCTTTTCCATCAATCACATCAATAAACGTGATTTGTTTTGGAGCCACGTTTTACAAAACTGTACAGAATGATACCAATTCATTGGATCATATGCAGATGGCATCCTATTACTCGGATGTGCATCTTCTTCCTAGTACTCAAATGTGCATCTCCTCAGTTGTTGTTTGCTCTCCCCCGAAAACTTTGCTTTCCTTTGTCCTTCTTGCTTTTAGCCCAAACTCGTAAGTTATAATATACTACTCCCCATCTTTACACCTTTGGCTTGAAGAAAGGTGGCAAGGGACTCAACTTCTCGTAGTTGATGGGAACTCTTCTTGACAATCTTCTCAGAGGCTTCTCAGATCATCTTCCCTATTCTATTCTGATGGGAACTCTACTTAACAATCTTCTCAGAGGCTTCTTGGATCATCTTCCCTATTCTATTCTGATGGGAACTCTTCTTGGCAATCTTCTCAGAGAggctttttggatcattttccctattttattcttgttttttagTGTATTTGAAGTTGTTTGGACTTCGGGCGGCCTTCgcatttttgctaaattttgTGCTAAAATAcatttggtttatttatttacttttaatatattttttctaaggagtattttcttttcatccatCTCTTAAGTCAATTCGTAGATTGAACttttataagatattttatcagtctaaaaatagttaatttttaGTAGATAATTATgtgattgaaattttattttataaaatccagAAAAAATTAAAGAGGGTATGCAAGACATGTCTTCTTGTGAAACCTTGAAAGAATAAAAGTCTTACAgcaatataattataataataacatCAAAACTATAATGATGAGATCAGTGTTTCTAAAATAAAAGAGCttctataaataaaatcttgaaatggtaattataattaataaaactataaataaatgaagtttaAACCCACAAAAACTCTTCTCTATCATTCTCCCATGAGATTTGTGAGAAAGTTTTGGATGCTGATACTGCATGTTGCTTTGTACTCCGATTTCTAATTTTGAGATTAAACACCCTTGCTTTGCACTTTGATGAGAGATTGACTTTTTCATCGTTCCCACAGGTGGGATCACAgtgtttgttttaaaaaatcgtcgtccttttcttctttctttcctttatatACATGcgattttcaattataataCATGGAGGTTGGACATGGGATTGCGAGCCACATCCAGCTCCCACATTCTATACAGGCAGGATATGCTAGTTGTAGTGGGATATTGCCCTGAAGTTCTCAGAAGAATTATCTGGTAACCATGCAATGGCTAGTCCGGGTTCTTGGCTGTGTTCCCCACAGTTTGGTTGTCTTTTAGCAAAGTTCAGTAAGGTCTCCTTTCACATGATTGGtgaagaaaatttttgaaggagGGAAAGGAGGACATCATgtaaatctattaaaataatattagaaaactTGTTCATGGAGTATCAATTCTTAcatgattttctaaatttaaaaattccaacatgTCACTAATTCAAGCACACGAGCAGGGAATGCCTGATTATTCATAATTTTAGGCATAGGAACATTAGAATGCTTGAGATTCTGCTCTCTTCACATTTCAATTCTGGTGTGATAGCTTATCacaggaattttttattttgcaacaGTACGGACCTGGTCTATGTGTTTAAGCAGATTGTTTTAATGAGTACTATTCCATCATGGACTTATGCCTTACTGCACTGTTGGTTAATATTTGGAATTGCATACGCACTCATAGTTATTGCATACTAAGTTGCAGTACACTCTGGACTGATTCTCATGATATACTTCATTATGAATATCCTGTATGCTAAAACTAATGAGGAATTTCCAAACAAGATGTTTCACAAACCACTGGaattagtttttatatatttaggcCATCAAACTAGATTAAGTTATGTAACCAAAGATGTTTCTTATTGATCTTACATCCCCtaattttttaacaaagttGTTAAATGGGTTGTGTTTAATTATGTACTTATAAGTGGTTTTAGTTTGGACTatattcttatgtttttttcttatcttcACTTGTCCAATGTTACCTTTGCCTATAGCTTGTCCTAGGCTGAAAGAGAAGAGGGAGGTTAGATTTTAGGTTGATGGCCTGCATAAAACCTTCAGTCAAGCTTTTAGGAACCTAAATTTGAAATCTAGAAAAATTCTTTGCCTAAATATATGGCTCCTACAGAGGCCTAGgtagagtttttaaaataaattctgaaGAATTTTTATGTTAAAGTTATATAAGTTTGTAGCCTAAGTTGGCTTGTTGGCTTGCTTTACAGTATTGACCCATTACCTAGTAACTTAAACTTTTGGTTTAATTGGTAatttaacatggtatcaaaatATCAGTTTTCAAAAGGTCTTAACTCATAAGTTCAGACATCACCATGTGTTTATTTTCCCATTTGAACCCAGGGGCAAATTCAAGGAGTCTGCATGTGAGGCTGGTGTTAAAGGTCATAGCCTAAGTTTGTCCGTTGGCTTGATAACATTGTTGTCTCATTACCTAATAGCTTAACTTTTTAGGCTAATTTGTAGTTTAACAGGTAAAGTGCCCCATTAGGCTTGtgatttatgaaaaatacatttttcaaGTAGGCCTGATCTGAAGGGGTGAGAGGAGGAGAGCTGGTGCTGGATAAGTCAAAGAGAGGATGTATAATTTGAAGGTGTTGAAAGTGGGGGGAATGTTGAAGGACTTGAATAAAGCTTTAATTAGAGCAATGATTTTGACAGACACACATGATGAAATAAgagtcatattttttatttttttatttattcttgatAAGTGATGAAATAAGAGTCATATTTTTAACTGAAAATGGGTGCAGGGGCACTGGGGCTTGGTTGATTAACTGATTTATAAGTTATTCAGCAATTAAGGTTGCACCTACTATTTTTGTACTCTGTAGCAAGTAATACTACATTTACGACCGCTATCTAGTAATGAATAGGAAAATCGTATTTGGCAGGTGGGGCGGTGATGTGATTACCTACTGACGTATAGATTCATATGAATGcattttagattttattgtaAAGGCACCATATTCTTGCACAACACAAAGGTAACTAATGTGAGAACACAAAAGATACACAACACAAAAATCATGCTCACTGGCTTGCAATTGCCTTGACCATTTttcactctttttcttcttattctgCATACTAGATGTTACAGCTGCTTAAGTTTGTTTAACTGCATTATTTGGATTTTGATCAGGCAAGAGTATCATGCGAGGTTTATGTAAATACAAGCAACCAAACAATCATCCATCAAGATTGCTACCCAATGGTGAGTATCTCATCACCTTAGCTTGACCTCTTTGTGTGGAGaacaatataagcaaaatatgcATTTGAAAAATACTCTGTTGCTTCCTCAGTTGTGGACATATAGAGGCTGTTCAATCAGCGAGTCATGGTCCTATTCTATGCAGTTATTCGGTTTTGACATATTTAATTCTATTTCACTCTAGTAACCATGTTACATCTCCCTGAAAAATACATTTCCTAGGTTACAATCAGTAGACAATATAAATGTCCAGTTGCAAATGTCTACCGTCCTATTTTCATGATTCATCTGGCATGTTTTTACTAAAAGAAAAGATGCACTTTTAGTGAAAACTGCTGATTTTGCTGCTAATCTGTAAAATTCCATGCTTGGTTCTTGGACTTGAGCAACTGTAAAATGAGAACCAGGAGGTCACCCAACCCAACCAGAGTGCATGTGTCTTATATCATTCCCACAGGTGGCTTTGCTAGAGTTGTTTGTGATCTGTCTTACTGGTCCAATGAAAGGAGTGTCAGGCCGTCAGCAAGCATTTGGGTTTCTTTGCTAATTTTGAACTGGTATTTGACTTTCAGTGATTGCAGTGGATAATGTAAAGGCCAGAAAGTCATCCCAATCGTGATTTGGATATGGTAGCACATCATAGGGTTGTGGTTGGTACTGTCAGCAGCTGATAAGGTTAATTGAGAAAGCGTCAGCATGTGGATGTGAATAGCTTACAGGTTAGTGCCTGTGAAGAGGATTCATTTCATTAAAGGACAGCAGCAATGTGTGATAGTAAGAATATTAGCTCATTAATGTTAATTCTTCAGAAGATTGCTGCTGTAATTATAGCACCATGGTTACTATTATGTCTATTTGTAAATTCCATATGATGGTTAAGGACTTCTGCTGCAGAAGCTGAAAGTGggtttttctaattttgtttttcaatttttttccataattgTTGGAAAATAATAGTTGATAAAAAATAGTGctagtttgaaaaaaaaataaaataataataataataattaattaaaatatatatatatacaatttgCATTTGGAGATTCTTTTTCTTGGCATTCTTGCTGTCGCTCTCAGGTGGGTTGTGAGTCATGAGTCAGCCACCATCAAACTGAATTTTAACCTattataatatgttattttattttaaactaagtATGGAACAGGTTCACTTGTAGAATACTCAATAGAATACGTGAAACACGTGGACACTggataattctttttttatatatattttttattttttaagccgCAGGCCACGTTTTTGGCTTATTGGGAGACTTTGAATGTATTTTTAAAGGATAGATAATGTTGAcaactttttatattaattctcaTCCCCACCTTccttatctatattttttaaaatcttttttactCATGAAATTAATCTATAGTTGTTTATAATtagatatgatataattatttgtaaagtaattttaataaattgttatgagaaattaattttataaaacaaaattatttaaaatgccACTAAAATGCCTTTTTCTGTCAacctttcctattttttcttcCAAACCCTTAACAGCTTACCCTTTTCaatgtcaaatattttatttgacatTTGATGTGGAATATTTGattaaattctaatttaaatttcaagattaggaataataatttttataaaaaaaaaaataatttgatggTTGTAAAAATT
Above is a window of Vitis vinifera cultivar Pinot Noir 40024 chromosome 11, ASM3070453v1 DNA encoding:
- the LOC100854924 gene encoding uncharacterized protein LOC100854924 translates to MSMTTQYWKMILQVAVSKAEEVIGSDDPSTKRCRSGKVRPMWKSGRIQSLWSTWENNMASHGSIKVVTSPKGTANGDTKSPKGHCLCSPTTHQGSFRCRFHRSATMKRSKSMPSNTAVTSLSPKSVDST
- the LOC100254347 gene encoding uncharacterized protein LOC100254347 isoform X2, translating into MTTSHDNLVYAPIGGDPNYQNVVVLLPVYYPRRRRLLYRLCNAFLACAVFLSISAAVYLLYPSDPTVQVVGLHLNSVQVHTSPVISLDLSLDLTIRVRNRDFFSFSYTSLTASVGYRGRRLGFVNSSGGYLRARGSSYINATLDLDGIEVLHDVFYLLEDLARGSIPFDTVSEVRGKLGLFFFEIPLKARVSCEVYVNTSNQTIIHQDCYPM
- the LOC100254347 gene encoding uncharacterized protein LOC100254347 isoform X1; the encoded protein is MTTSHDNLVYAPIGGDPNYQNVVVLLPVYYPRRRRLLYRLCNAFLACAVFLSISAAVYLLYPSDPTVQVVGLHLNSVQVHTSPVISLDLSLDLTIRVRNRDFFSFSYTSLTASVGYRGRRLGFVNSSGGYLRARGSSYINATLDLDGIEVLHDVFYLLEDLARGSIPFDTVSEVRGKLGLFFFEIPLKARVSCEVYVNTSNQTIIHQDCYPMVSISSP